A genomic region of Paramormyrops kingsleyae isolate MSU_618 chromosome 19, PKINGS_0.4, whole genome shotgun sequence contains the following coding sequences:
- the LOC111836127 gene encoding sterile alpha motif domain-containing protein 12-like, whose product MTDCGRRVSRWTVEEVCRWVQDHHSSGQTAFLEAIRTHCISGRALLRMTEPQLQRMGIEPKQQQEILQDVLVLKVQEELETLNDFFSEFFPL is encoded by the exons ATGACGGACTGTGGCAGGAGGGTCTCCCGGTGGACGGTGGAGGAGGTCTGCAGATGGGTCCAGGACCATCACTCCTCCGGACAGACTGCCTTCCTGGAGGCGATCAGAACCCACTGCATTTCAG GCCGAGCCCTGCTGAGGATGACTGAGCCCCAGCTACAGAGGATGGGCATCGAGCCTAAGCAGCAGCAGGAGATCTTGCAGGATGTCTTGGTCTTGAAGGTTCAGGAGGAGCTGGAGACCCTCAATGATTTCTTCTCAG AATTTTTTCCCCTGTGA